GTGATCGATGCCGCCCACGCTGCGACGCTCGCCACGGCCTGCCACTACAATGGTGTCGGCGCCTGCGTTCCGGTCTACGTAAACCCCGACGGGGATGACAGTTGGCGACGGCTGCTGCCTGAAAGCCTGCCTCTCGGAATGCTTGCGGTCGACGGTGCCTCACCGGAGCCAACAGAGCCTGATCCGCTGGCCACGGCCACAATGCTCTTCACGTCTGGATCGACCGGCGTGCCCAAAGCGTGCGAGCTCTCCCACGCGTACCTGGTTCGTCAGGCACAACTGCACTCGAAGTACCTGCACTTCGAGCCGGAAGACGTGCTCTTCACCCCCTTTCCGCTCTTCCACATCGACGGGGCAACCTTGACGGTAGGAGCCGCGCTCGTCACAGGTGCAACCGCCGCGCTGTCGGCCCGCTTCTCGGCTTCTCGATTCTGGGACCAAGTCCGGCAACATGGGGCGACGGTGTTCAACTTCATGGGAGCGACCGCCAACATGCTGTGGAAGCAGCCCCCCACTGGACGCGACCGCGACCACCCAGTCCGACTCGCCTGGGGCGTACCCATGCCAGCGTGCGAGCCGCACTGGCGAGAGAGGTTCGGCTTCGACCTCGTCGAGGTCTACGGCTTGACCGACGCCGGAGTTCCCGCCTATCAGCCGCTAGGTCTCCCGCGTGTGGCGGGGTCATGCGGCCGCATCATCGACGAGTACGAGATCAGGATCGGCGATCCTGATGGAAACGACGTTCCGGTCGGTCAGATGGGCGAAATCCTGATCAGAAGCGACGAGCCGGGCCTCGTGATGAACGGCTACTACGGGATGCCTGAGGCCACCCAGGATGCATTTCGCGGCGGATGGTTTCACACCAACGATTTCGGCCGCGTCGACGAGCACGGCAACCTCTACTTCGCCGCGCGCGGCAAGGAGGTCATTCGCAGGCGCGGGGAAAACATCGCCGCGACGGATGTCGAAGCAGCGATCGACATGCATCCCCTCGTGCTCGAGTCCGCTGCCGTGGGAGTGCCGAGCGACCTCTCCGAAGATGACATCCGCGTGTTCGTCGTCTTGCAGTCTGGTCAGTCACTGACCCCAGAAGTCCTCGCTGAACACGCCCGCGATCACATGCCCCGTTACATGATGCCTCGGTACATCGACATCGTCGACCATTTGCCGAAGACCCCGACCGAGAAGATCGAGCGATTCAAGCTGGGTGGTCTCCCAATAACGGCCGACACATGGGACGCCCAATCCTCTGCTGCAACTCACCACCACCACGATACGAAGGAACTCCGTCCATGAACGAGATCCGCAAACCGAGAGCCCAGATCGACCTCGTCGGTGGAACGTGGAAGGAGCCGCGGCTCCGGCTCGGTGCGACCCTTGACGACCCCAACACCGGTGCGCCCCGCCAGGAGCAGCTCGCTACCGACCCGCAAGAGGTGGAGAACGCTCTTGGTGCGGCCGAAGCGCTGCATCGGAGCGGGGTCTGGGCGAGCGTACCGGTGCAGACGAGAGTCGATCTCCTGGACCTCGTCGCCGACGGCCTGGTGCAACGCATCGACGAGCTCGGTCACGAGGACGCGATGGCCACCGGGAACCCGCTCGGCGTGGCAACGATGATGGCGTCG
This sequence is a window from Paenarthrobacter aurescens TC1. Protein-coding genes within it:
- a CDS encoding putative coenzyme A ligase (identified by match to protein family HMM PF00501): MTAAMRNEPVGTMVDTLSETLADQARRRPSKAFLRVGDVSLTYQEAHDRVDSFAAGFQRRGVHAGDRVLLVMDSSVDHVVTWLALNRIGAINVPANPGLTPFLLSRAIQMVDPSIIVIDAAHAATLATACHYNGVGACVPVYVNPDGDDSWRRLLPESLPLGMLAVDGASPEPTEPDPLATATMLFTSGSTGVPKACELSHAYLVRQAQLHSKYLHFEPEDVLFTPFPLFHIDGATLTVGAALVTGATAALSARFSASRFWDQVRQHGATVFNFMGATANMLWKQPPTGRDRDHPVRLAWGVPMPACEPHWRERFGFDLVEVYGLTDAGVPAYQPLGLPRVAGSCGRIIDEYEIRIGDPDGNDVPVGQMGEILIRSDEPGLVMNGYYGMPEATQDAFRGGWFHTNDFGRVDEHGNLYFAARGKEVIRRRGENIAATDVEAAIDMHPLVLESAAVGVPSDLSEDDIRVFVVLQSGQSLTPEVLAEHARDHMPRYMMPRYIDIVDHLPKTPTEKIERFKLGGLPITADTWDAQSSAATHHHHDTKELRP